A window of the Lactuca sativa cultivar Salinas chromosome 5, Lsat_Salinas_v11, whole genome shotgun sequence genome harbors these coding sequences:
- the LOC111910090 gene encoding uncharacterized protein LOC111910090: MSVKKLRTVVSQKFGIHVSVGQCRRAKKYAPQLIDGTQVEHYAKLWSYAEEIRISNLGSTVKIDVNRMPDGKKYFSKFYVCFDTPKKEWKEGCKKIIGLDGCFLKGICKRELLCVVERDANNEIYPIAWAVVCVENKENWRWFLDLLIDDLGLNLGYGYSVISDQHKVLIKAVKELLPYVEHRQCAKHISQNLRKMYSGAQYESIFWKACKVTIEVDFKVSMKELEVLDPSAYQYLIDKDPKTWSRAYFQPGRCCDAMENGMSESFNVVIVDARKNPTITMLEELRMYMMERVFNKKCKGLGRGNQICPTIREIANEIKKGLRHYQVLPSGLNQFEVRGTTDAYELDLEERTCSCRLWQLNGIGCVHSIAAISFMNRDVESYVDKMFCSITYMKA, from the exons ATGAGTGTTAAAAAGCTAAGAACAGTTGTGTCACAGAAGTTTGGTATTCATGTTAGTGTTGGTCAATGTAGGAGAGCTAAAAAATATGCACCCCAACTAATAGATGGTACCCAAGTTGAACATTATGCAAAGTTATGGTCGTATGCAGAAGAGATTAGGATATCAAATCTAGGTAGCACTGTGAAAATTGATGTAAATCGTATGCCAGATGGGAAGAAATACTTTAGTAAGTTCTATGTTTGCTTTGATACACCGAAGAAGGAGTGGAAGGAGGGATGCAAGAAGATAATAGGTTTAGATGGTTGTTTCCTTAAAGGGATCTGCAAAAGGGAGTTATTATGTGTTGTTGAAAGGGATGCAAACAATGAGATTTATCCTATTGCATGGGCAGTAGTATGTGTGGAGAATAAGGAAAATTGGAGGTGGTTTTTGGATTTACTCATTGATGACTTGGGACTTAACTTAGGCTATGGATACAGTGTAATATCGGATCAACACAAG GTTTTGATTAAGGCTGTGAAAGAACTCCTTCCATATGTAGAGCATAGGCAGTGTGCCAAGCATATTAGCCAAAACCTTAGGAAAATGTATAGTGGTGCCCAATATGAAAGCATATTCTGGAAGGCATGTAAAGTAACAATAGAGGTAGATTTTAAGGTTTCCATGAAAGAGCTTGAAGTGCTAGACCCAAGTGCTTATCAGTATCTGATAGACAAAGACCCCAAAACATGGTCAAGGGCCTACTTCCAACCAGGAAGATGTTGTGATGCTATGGAGAATGGAATGTCAGAAAGTTTTAATGTTGTGATTGTTGATGCTAGGAAGAACCCAACTATCACCATGCTAGAGGAGTTGAGGATGTATATGATGGAGAGGGTGTTCAACAAGAAATGCAAGGGTCTAGGAAGGGGCAACCAAATTTGTCCAACAATTAGAGAAATAGCGAATGAGATTAAGAAGGGTCTAAGACATTACCAAGTTTTACCTAGTGGACTAAATCAGTTTGAAGTAAGAGGAACTACAGATGCTTATGAGTTGGATCTTGAAGAAAGAACTTGCTCATGCAGGCTTTGGCAGCTTAATGGAATCGGTTGTGTCCATTCTATTGCAGCTATTAGTTTTATGAATAGGGATGTGGAGTCATATGTGGACAAAATGTTTTGTAGCATCACTTACATGAAggcataa
- the LOC111910352 gene encoding exocyst complex component EXO70A1 — protein sequence MEPVVNDGAAEQIILRWDATASEDARVRMIFDGDRQEIERYLQAVDQIQRSMDSTTLSDDDQQSTKVNNAIQIAMARLEDEFRNILITNSTPIETESVTESISSTRLTTRTNSSRSESPENDDCSNRGEDDAVSRDGSSSFPERSATFESCRSMTSIREQDLIPSESIADLRCIAERMFTAGYSRECVQVYGSVRKSVVDGSFKKLGVEKLSIGDIQRLEWDALNTKIGRWIRAAKICVRVLFASEKKLCKQIFEDLGTAADDACFMETVKGPAIQLFNFVEAISISRRSPEKLFKILDLHDSLLDLLPDIDDVFDSKPAESIKTQATEILSRLAEAARGMLSEFEGAVLREPSRVPVPGGTIHPLTRYVMNYISLISDYKQTLAELIVSKPTTGSRYSDDSTTPDMDFTDHEGQSPLALHLIWIIAILQFNLEGKSKHYKDNSLAHLFIMNNVHYIVQKIKGSSELREMIGDQYLRTLTRIFRQAATNHQRATWVGVLRCLRDEGLHTTKTFSSAGVSKSSLRERFKSFNAIFDEVHRTQSLWLVPDEQLREELRISILETLIPAYRSFLGRFRNHIESGRHPENYIKYSVEDLETAVLDLFEGYAASQHSRRRSQ from the coding sequence ATGGAACCGGTGGTGAACGACGGCGCCGCCGAACAGATTATCCTCCGATGGGATGCCACGGCCTCGGAAGACGCCAGGGTCCGTATGATCTTCGACGGGGATCGGCAAGAGATTGAGCGTTACTTGCAGGCCGTCGATCAAATTCAACGATCCATGGACTCAACTACACTGTCGGATGATGACCagcagtcaacaaaagtcaacaatgcAATCCAGATCGCCATGGCTCGTCTCGAGGATGAGTTTCGTAATATACTCATCACCAACTCTACTCCGATCGAGACCGAATCTGTCACCGAGTCGATCTCTTCAACTCGCTTGACTACCAGAACCAATAGCTCCCGCAGTGAGTCGCCGGAAAACGATGATTGCAGCAACAGAGGGGAAGACGACGCTGTTTCCAGAGATGGCTCTTCTTCCTTTCCGGAACGCAGTGCGACATTTGAGAGCTGCAGATCTATGACCAGCATTCGCGAGCAAGATCTCATACCATCGGAAAGCATTGCTGATCTCCGATGCATCGCCGAGCGTATGTTCACCGCCGGTTACTCTAGAGAGTGCGTGCAGGTATATGGAAGCGTACGGAAGTCCGTGGTGGATGGAAGCTTCAAGAAGCTCGGTGTTGAGAAACTGAGCATCGGCGATATCCAGAGGCTGGAATGGGATGCGTTGAACACCAAAATCGGAAGGTGGATACGCGCTGCCAAAATCTGTGTTAGAGTCTTGTTCGCAAGCGAGAAGAAACTCTGCAAACAGATCTTCGAGGATCTCGGAACAGCGGCGGATGATGCTTGTTTCATGGAAACAGTTAAAGGTCCGGCGATTCAGCTTTTTAACTTCGTGGAAGCCATTAGTATTAGCCGTAGGTCGCCGGAGAAGCTGTTCAAGATCTTGGATTTACACGATTCCTTATTGGATTTATTACCTGACATTGACGACGTTTTTGATTCTAAACCAGCCGAATCAATCAAAACTCAGGCGACGGAGATACTCTCCAGATTAGCGGAGGCTGCTAGAGGCATGCTATCGGAGTTTGAAGGTGCAGTTCTTCGAGAACCTTCTCGTGTTCCTGTCCCCGGTGGAACCATTCATCCATTAACGAGGTATGTAATGAACTACATAAGCTTGATTTCAGATTACAAGCAAACCCTAGCAGAATTAATCGTCTCCAAACCTACAACCGGATCTAGATACTCGGATGATTCCACTACTCCGGACATGGATTTCACCGACCACGAAGGTCAATCACCATTAGCCCTCCACTTAATCTGGATAATTGCGATACTGCAATTCAACCTGGAAGGAAAATCCAAACACTACAAAGACAATTCCCTAGCTCATTTGTTCATCATGAACAACGTCCACTATATCGTTCAAAAGATCAAAGGTTCATCGGAGTTGAGAGAGATGATCGGAGATCAGTACCTGAGAACTCTTACCAGGATCTTCAGACAGGCAGCTACAAACCACCAACGAGCAACCTGGGTGGGAGTACTGCGGTGTTTGAGAGACGAAGGATTACACACCACCAAAACTTTCTCATCTGCTGGGGTTTCAAAGAGCTCTCTGAGAGAACGATTCAAATCGTTCAATGCCATATTCGATGAAGTTCACAGGACACAATCGTTATGGCTGGTACCCGATGAACAGCTTCGTGAAGAGCTCAGAATTTCCATATTGGAAACATTAATTCCGGCTTACCGGTCGTTTCTTGGGAGATTCAGGAATCATATTGAGAGTGGGAGGCACCCTGAGAATTACATCAAGTACTCTGTTGAAGATCTTGAGACTGCTGTGTTGGATTTGTTTGAAGGATATGCAGCTTCACAACACTCGAGGAGAAGATCACAGTAA
- the LOC111910353 gene encoding pollen receptor-like kinase 3: MAILFLFKPPFFLYIILIIMFPWMLKAYMTDADALLRIKKSLNDPEPLDSWKLGTQPCDEVIRWVGLVCTNGIVSNLHLKSMSLSGNIDLNALSQMPGLRIISLENNSFSGPIPEFNKLGSLKGLYLSRNQYSGEIPPDYFANMNSLKKIWFDRNKFTGKIPSSIAQLPNLLELHLEENQFSGQIPPIGQRSLQSLNLSYNNLTGEIPTGLIRFDASSFEENPGLCGAKFGKVCHIKTPLTADKRKEKPSKKFLRIEYLLMLVSLIILVLMVVGIFVLARRRKDNSETIGIMERNNLEGSVGLTICSIGRPEAIPGQQGFGAGQASLLAKKKAAAVDLMLLNNTKGVFRLSDVLKAAAEVLGNGSLGSSYKATMSNGMTVVVKRLKEMTLIDKNGFEGEMMKLGRLNHPNILSPLACHYRKQEKLLIYDYIPTGSLLYLLHGDRGERHAELNWYARLKIIQGIAQGMGYIHTELATLELPHGNLKSSNVLIGPGYQPLVVDFGLHPMIDKHYVANALAAYKAPEAVENRQVSPKSDVYCLGIVILEVLTGKFPSQYVNSGQRGTDVVQWVKSAMEERREVELLDPEITGSSKYIGEMRKLLHIGAACTESDPEYRVDIRDVICSIENIQGGDERAIQMVSSLGDRYDDAASTISDASYLSFAAEAKTGNNELAQRNNDTFGYRVS; this comes from the exons ATGGCCATTCTTTTTCTCTTTAAACCACCTTTTTTCCTGTATATTATCCTCATCATCATGTTTCCATGGATGTTGAAAGCTTACATGACCGATGCAGACGCTTTGCTTAGAATCAAGAAATCTTTGAATGATCCTGAGCCTCTTGATTCTTGGAAACTCGGAACACAGCCGTGTGATGAAGTAATAAGATGGGTTGGTCTTGTTTGTACAAATGGGATCGTTTCTAATCTTCATCTTAAATCAATGAGTTTGTCTGGTAATATCGACTTAAATGCCCTTTCGCAAATGCCAGGCTTGAGAATCATTTCCCTTGAAAACAATTCTTTCTCAGGCCCTATTCCGGAATTCAATAAGCTTGGATCTTTGAAGGGTCTTTACCTGTCAAGGAACCAATACTCCGGCGAAATCCCGCCGGATTACTTCGCCAACATGAATTCCTTGAAGAAAATATGGTTCGATCGAAACAAATTCACAGGTAAAATCCCTTCTTCAATTGCTCAACTCCCGAACCTTTTGGAATTACACCTCGAAGAAAATCAGTTTTCCGGCCAAATTCCACCCATCGGTCAACGGAGTTTGCAGTCGCTCAACCTTTCGTATAATAACTTGACCGGGGAAATTCCAACGGGTTTGATAAGATTCGATGCATCGTCTTTTGAAGAAAATCCTGGGCTTTGTGGGGCGAAATTTGGGAAGGTGTGTCATATTAAAACTCCACTTACCGCTGATAAACGAAAAGAAAAACCATCTAAAAAGTTTCTAAGGATAGAATACCTACTCATGCTTGTGTCTCTCATAATTCTTGTTCTAATGGTTGTCGGAATCTTCGTATTGGCGAGGAGGAGAAAAGATAATTCAGAGACGATTGGGATCATGGAGAGAAATAATCTTGAAGGTTCTGTAGGTTTAACGATTTGTAGTATCGGCAGACCAGAAGCTATTCCGGGGCAGCAAGGATTTGGAGCAGGTCAGGCGTCGTTATTGGCAAAAAAGAAAGCTGCAGCTGTCGATTTGATGTTGTTAAACAACACTAAAGGAGTTTTCCGGTTGTCGGATGTGCTGAAGGCCGCTGCAGAGGTGCTCGGAAATGGCTCGCTGGGGTCATCATACAAAGCCACCATGTCAAATGGGATGACTGTGGTGGTGAAGAGACTGAAAGAAATGACTTTGATCGATAAAAATGGTTTCGAAGGTGAGATGATGAAGCTAGGAAGACTCAACCACCCAAACATCTTGTCGCCACTAGCATGCCATTATCGGAAACAGGAGAAGCTCTTGATTTACGACTACATTCCCACCGGAAGTCTACTTTACTTATTGCATG GTGACAGAGGAGAGAGGCACGCCGAGCTCAACTGGTATGCTCGGTTGAAAATCATCCAAGGAATCGCACAAGGAATGGGCTACATCCACACCGAACTTGCCACATTAGAGTTGCCTCACGGCAATCTGAAATCGAGCAACGTACTTATCGGTCCTGGTTACCAGCCACTAGTCGTGGATTTCGGTCTGCATCCCATGATTGATAAACACTACGTCGCAAATGCATTAGCAGCTTACAAAGCTCCCGAGGCAGTAGAAAATCGTCAAGTGTCACCTAAATCCGACGTTTATTGCCTCGGAATCGTAATTCTCGAAGTCCTCACCGGAAAATTCCCTTCGCAGTACGTTAACAGTGGCCAAAGGGGAACAGATGTGGTTCAATGGGTAAAATCGGCGATGGAGGAACGTCGGGAGGTGGAATTGTTGGATCCGGAGATCACCGGATCGAGTAAATACATCGGTGAAATGAGAAAGCTGTTACATATCGGTGCAGCTTGTACGGAAAGTGATCCGGAGTACCGAGTAGACATTAGAGACGTAATTTGTAGCATAGAGAATATTCAAGGCGGAGACGAGAGAGCGATTCAGATGGTTTCATCGTTGGGAGATAGATACGACGATGCAGCGAGTACGATATCGGATGCTTCGTATTTGTCGTTCGCCGCTGAGGCTAAAACCGGGAACAACGAATTGGCCCAACGGAATAACGATACTTTTGGGTATCGAGTATCCTAA